A region of Geobacillus sp. 46C-IIa DNA encodes the following proteins:
- the serA gene encoding phosphoglycerate dehydrogenase, with translation MFRVLVSDAISEEGLAPLRTSANIDIVKKKVGEVEDELHTFDALLVRSATKVTEELLEKMTNLKIVGRAGVGVDNIDVDAATKRGIVVINAPNGNTISAAEHTFAMMAALVRRIPQAHISVKSREWNRSAFVGNELFGKKLGVIGFGRIGSEVAKRARAFGMTVHVYDPFLTKERAEKLGVSIHSLDEVLASADIITVHTPLTKETRGLLGAENLAKTKKGVYLVNCARGGIIDEQALIPFLESGHVAGVALDVFEQEPPGDHPLLAFDNVITTPHLGASTVEAQLNVATQVAEELLHFFEGQPVTSSINLPALSKDVYENIQSFYHLGRKLGLIASQFMNIPVQELSVTYAGTVADLETTYITRSLLAGFLRPRVASTVNEVNAAMVAKERGITYGEKFSDETHGYANCISLTVHGENKTFTIKGTHVPNYGDRIVHFDGVAIDFAPEGHLLYIQHHDRPGMIGKVGNILGAHDVNIATMQVGRQEAGGKAMMILSLDKPVDDAVLNALAQIDDIETVKRLEA, from the coding sequence GTGTTTCGCGTACTCGTTTCCGACGCCATTAGTGAAGAAGGCTTGGCGCCGCTGCGCACATCAGCAAACATTGACATCGTGAAAAAAAAGGTTGGCGAAGTTGAAGACGAATTACACACGTTTGACGCCTTGCTCGTACGCAGCGCGACGAAAGTGACAGAAGAATTATTGGAGAAAATGACGAATTTGAAAATTGTCGGCCGCGCCGGTGTCGGCGTTGACAACATTGATGTCGACGCGGCGACAAAACGCGGGATCGTCGTTATTAACGCGCCAAACGGCAATACGATTTCTGCTGCCGAACATACATTCGCGATGATGGCAGCGCTTGTCCGCCGCATTCCGCAGGCGCACATTTCCGTCAAATCGCGGGAATGGAACCGCTCGGCGTTTGTCGGCAACGAGCTGTTCGGCAAAAAACTCGGCGTGATCGGCTTCGGCCGCATCGGATCGGAAGTCGCCAAACGGGCGCGTGCGTTTGGCATGACCGTGCACGTGTATGACCCGTTTTTAACGAAAGAGCGGGCCGAAAAACTCGGCGTCTCCATCCATTCGCTCGATGAAGTGCTGGCTTCCGCCGACATCATCACCGTCCATACGCCGCTGACAAAAGAAACGCGGGGGCTGCTTGGCGCGGAAAACTTGGCGAAAACGAAAAAAGGGGTCTATTTAGTCAACTGTGCCCGCGGCGGCATCATCGACGAACAGGCGCTCATTCCATTTTTAGAAAGCGGCCATGTCGCTGGCGTTGCCCTTGACGTCTTTGAACAAGAACCGCCGGGTGATCATCCGCTTTTGGCGTTCGACAATGTCATCACTACGCCGCACTTAGGGGCATCGACGGTTGAGGCGCAATTGAACGTCGCCACTCAAGTCGCTGAAGAGCTGCTCCACTTTTTCGAAGGGCAGCCGGTCACGTCGTCGATCAACTTGCCGGCCTTGTCAAAAGACGTCTATGAAAACATTCAATCATTCTATCATTTAGGCCGGAAGCTTGGCTTGATCGCGTCGCAGTTTATGAACATCCCGGTGCAAGAGCTGTCCGTCACCTATGCCGGCACGGTCGCTGATTTGGAAACGACGTACATTACGCGCAGCTTGCTCGCCGGCTTCCTGCGGCCGCGCGTCGCCTCTACGGTCAACGAGGTGAACGCCGCCATGGTCGCGAAAGAACGCGGCATTACGTACGGGGAAAAATTTTCCGATGAAACGCACGGGTATGCAAACTGCATTTCCCTCACTGTCCATGGCGAGAACAAAACGTTCACGATCAAAGGAACGCACGTGCCGAATTACGGCGACCGCATCGTCCACTTCGACGGGGTCGCCATCGACTTTGCCCCGGAAGGCCATCTGTTATACATCCAGCATCACGACCGGCCGGGGATGATCGGGAAAGTCGGGAACATTCTCGGAGCGCATGATGTCAACATCGCCACCATGCAAGTCGGGCGGCAAGAGGCAGGGGGGAAAGCGATGATGATCCTCTCGCTTGACAAACCGGTGGATGATGCAGTGTTAAACGCATTGGCGCAAATTGATGATATTGAGACCGTCAAACGGCTGGAGGCGTAG
- a CDS encoding inorganic diphosphatase, with the protein MAFENKIVEAFIEIPTGSQNKYEFDKERGIFKLDRVLYSPMFYPAEYGYLQNTLALDGDPLDILVITTNPTFPGCVIDTRVIGFLNMIDSGEEDAKLIGVPVEDPRFDEVRSIEDLPQHKLKEIAHFFERYKDLQGKRTEIGTWEGPEAAAKLIDECIARYNEKKSQ; encoded by the coding sequence ATGGCATTCGAAAATAAAATTGTCGAAGCGTTTATCGAAATTCCAACCGGCAGCCAAAACAAATACGAGTTCGACAAAGAGCGGGGCATTTTCAAGCTCGACCGCGTCTTGTACTCTCCGATGTTTTACCCGGCGGAATACGGCTACTTGCAAAACACGCTGGCGCTTGATGGCGATCCGCTCGACATTTTAGTCATTACGACGAACCCAACGTTCCCGGGCTGTGTCATCGATACGCGCGTCATCGGCTTTTTAAACATGATCGACAGCGGCGAAGAGGATGCGAAACTCATCGGCGTACCGGTTGAAGATCCTCGTTTTGATGAAGTTCGCTCAATCGAAGACTTGCCGCAGCATAAACTGAAAGAAATCGCCCACTTCTTTGAACGTTATAAAGATTTGCAAGGCAAACGGACGGAAATCGGCACATGGGAAGGGCCGGAAGCCGCCGCGAAACTGATCGACGAGTGTATCGCCCGCTACAATGAGAAAAAAAGCCAGTAA
- a CDS encoding ferredoxin — MPKYTIVDKETCIACGACGAAAPDIYDYDEDGIAYVTLDDNQGIVEVPDILIDDMMDAFEGCPTESIKVADEPFDGDPNKFD, encoded by the coding sequence ATGCCAAAGTATACGATCGTCGATAAAGAAACATGTATTGCCTGCGGAGCATGCGGCGCAGCAGCTCCGGACATTTACGACTACGACGAAGACGGCATCGCCTACGTCACCCTGGATGACAACCAAGGAATCGTCGAAGTGCCGGACATTTTAATTGACGATATGATGGACGCGTTCGAAGGATGTCCGACCGAGTCGATCAAAGTTGCTGACGAGCCGTTTGACGGTGATCCGAATAAATTCGACTGA
- a CDS encoding helix-turn-helix domain-containing protein, which yields MRHGYASFLLAHCLRRFNGERTLAAVYHLFSGKKSAQTLQDSKWFRLEPFFGTWKDVTVAELETAAQALAEQRLAAPGDNRTYRLTEAGERWLDGQEMLLPRHLNGWRYHEIDQLFWQRLSLVGQTLSNLVYGQRFTPICRDERTLLWVKHYVLANGSRQALAAAFYNEFIRLLRAVSEEEATVFTLRLTSAARIGWTAEQIAAYLQTDALYVQFQFRNVLHYMMAEAEAGRAPLMAEMMAGLVPVQLTQSAQKTYEWLKKRKTIEEIAALRRLKRSTIEDHIVEIAANVPGFSIAPFVADEKAASIQAAARALGTRKLKRIREALGGAASYFEIRLVLAKEVGRWMN from the coding sequence ATGCGGCATGGTTATGCCTCGTTTTTGCTTGCACACTGCTTGCGCCGCTTCAACGGCGAACGGACGCTGGCGGCGGTGTATCATTTATTTTCTGGGAAAAAGTCGGCGCAAACGTTGCAAGACAGCAAATGGTTTCGGCTCGAACCGTTTTTTGGCACGTGGAAAGATGTGACGGTGGCCGAGCTTGAAACGGCTGCACAGGCGCTCGCCGAACAGCGGTTGGCCGCGCCGGGGGACAACCGAACGTATAGGTTGACAGAGGCCGGGGAGCGATGGCTTGACGGGCAAGAAATGCTGCTTCCCCGCCATTTGAACGGCTGGCGTTATCATGAGATCGATCAGCTGTTTTGGCAGCGCCTCTCTCTCGTTGGTCAAACGTTATCCAACCTCGTTTACGGGCAACGTTTTACACCGATTTGCCGCGATGAGCGAACGCTTCTATGGGTGAAGCACTATGTGCTCGCCAACGGCTCACGCCAAGCGCTCGCTGCCGCATTCTATAACGAGTTCATCCGGCTGCTTCGGGCCGTCTCCGAGGAGGAAGCGACGGTGTTTACGCTGCGGCTCACAAGCGCCGCGCGCATCGGCTGGACGGCGGAGCAAATCGCCGCCTATTTGCAAACGGATGCGCTTTATGTGCAGTTTCAATTTCGCAACGTTCTTCATTATATGATGGCGGAGGCCGAAGCCGGACGCGCTCCGCTGATGGCGGAGATGATGGCTGGGCTCGTGCCGGTGCAGCTGACGCAATCGGCGCAAAAAACGTACGAATGGCTGAAGAAACGAAAAACGATCGAAGAAATCGCCGCCCTTCGCCGTCTAAAGCGGAGTACGATTGAGGATCATATTGTCGAAATCGCCGCCAACGTGCCCGGCTTTTCGATCGCTCCGTTTGTGGCGGACGAGAAGGCGGCTTCGATTCAAGCGGCGGCGCGGGCGCTCGGGACGCGCAAGTTAAAGCGTATTCGCGAGGCGCTCGGCGGCGCGGCGAGTTATTTTGAAATTCGCCTTGTGTTAGCAAAGGAAGTGGGACGTTGGATGAATTAA
- a CDS encoding ATP-dependent DNA helicase RecQ — MDELIKILHARFGHASFRPGQREVVEDVLAGRDVLAMLPTGSGKSLCYQLPVYLLPGSVLIVSPLVSLMEDQVEQLRRRGEKRVIAFHSLLDAEEKWQALASLPDFRFIYASPEMLQSAKFLAALGRARISLFVVDEAHCISQWGYDFRPDFLKLGAVRRALGSPPCLALTATAPPEVRDDIIRTLGMERARLHIYSVDRPNIALKVEHCLSAEEKAARLVEYAGRLEGPGIVYFSSRQWAEEMARRLERSGAGRVAYYHAGMDGEQRLLVQQQFLYGQLDLVCCTSAFGMGVNKENVRFVLHFHMPAQLEAYVQEIGRAGRDGAPSLAVLFYADGDRAIAQAVAEAELPDPHELREWCRRLPEDAAADQWKAAIEASGFTDIQKRLVAYCLEWGQTAASKRITAELKERLYERMAAAMEARRRWKRKKLQEMDDWVHTSSCRRAAVVRAFGEELTDKPDVCCDGCGLRLDAYMRAARHPAAAPIGHWREELWRMFFSGGRQDEAAK; from the coding sequence TTGGATGAATTAATAAAAATCTTGCATGCGCGGTTTGGACATGCCTCATTCCGCCCAGGGCAACGGGAAGTGGTGGAAGACGTGCTCGCCGGACGCGACGTGTTGGCGATGCTGCCGACCGGAAGCGGCAAGTCGCTTTGCTATCAGCTGCCGGTGTATTTGCTCCCCGGAAGCGTGCTTATCGTTTCGCCGCTTGTCTCGCTCATGGAAGATCAAGTCGAACAGCTGCGCCGGCGCGGGGAAAAGCGGGTGATTGCTTTCCATAGCTTGCTCGATGCGGAAGAAAAATGGCAGGCTCTCGCCTCGCTGCCCGATTTTCGTTTCATTTACGCTTCGCCGGAAATGCTGCAATCGGCTAAATTTTTGGCGGCGCTCGGGCGCGCGCGCATTTCCTTATTTGTTGTTGATGAAGCGCATTGCATTTCCCAATGGGGGTATGATTTCCGCCCCGACTTTTTAAAACTCGGGGCGGTCCGGCGCGCGCTCGGTTCTCCGCCGTGCTTGGCGCTGACGGCGACGGCGCCGCCGGAGGTGCGCGATGATATCATCCGCACGCTTGGAATGGAGCGCGCCCGCCTTCATATTTATTCTGTTGACCGCCCGAACATCGCCTTAAAAGTCGAGCATTGCTTATCGGCTGAAGAAAAAGCCGCGCGCTTAGTTGAATATGCGGGGCGGCTTGAAGGGCCGGGAATCGTTTACTTTTCAAGCCGTCAATGGGCGGAAGAAATGGCGCGCCGCCTTGAGCGAAGCGGGGCAGGGCGGGTGGCGTACTACCACGCTGGCATGGATGGGGAGCAGCGGCTGCTCGTGCAGCAGCAATTTTTATACGGCCAGCTCGATCTCGTTTGCTGTACGAGCGCGTTTGGCATGGGCGTGAACAAAGAAAACGTCCGGTTCGTGCTCCATTTTCATATGCCGGCTCAGCTCGAGGCGTATGTGCAGGAAATCGGCCGTGCCGGACGCGACGGGGCGCCGAGTCTGGCCGTGCTGTTTTACGCTGATGGCGACCGGGCCATCGCCCAGGCGGTGGCCGAAGCCGAGCTTCCCGATCCGCACGAGCTGCGCGAATGGTGCCGGCGGCTGCCGGAAGACGCCGCTGCGGATCAATGGAAGGCTGCCATCGAAGCGAGCGGATTTACGGACATACAAAAACGGCTCGTGGCGTACTGTTTAGAATGGGGACAAACAGCGGCGTCCAAACGGATCACGGCTGAGTTGAAGGAGCGACTGTATGAAAGAATGGCCGCGGCCATGGAGGCGCGGCGGCGCTGGAAGCGAAAAAAGCTGCAGGAAATGGATGACTGGGTGCACACCTCCTCCTGCCGGCGCGCGGCGGTCGTCCGCGCGTTCGGGGAAGAGCTGACGGACAAGCCAGATGTCTGCTGCGATGGTTGCGGGCTGCGGCTTGATGCCTATATGCGCGCCGCCCGCCATCCGGCTGCGGCGCCGATCGGCCACTGGCGCGAAGAGTTATGGCGGATGTTTTTCAGCGGGGGGCGGCAAGATGAGGCGGCAAAGTGA
- a CDS encoding CPBP family intramembrane glutamic endopeptidase: MRRQSEQIQHMTDREVLFHLYLTQGLLLAVAGVASLFLFDWAEWRRLWRLDLSDVLLYGVGAAALVLAADFLAMRYLPEDWHDDGGVNEKIFRGRSILHLFFLCGLIAVTEEWLFRGIVQTHWGLWVASVIFAVLHVRYLEKWFLFLMVILLSLFLGVLYERTGSLWVTVTAHFLIDFVLALHIRLGGETEEEGK; this comes from the coding sequence ATGAGGCGGCAAAGTGAACAAATTCAACATATGACGGACCGCGAAGTGCTTTTTCATCTTTATTTGACGCAAGGGCTGTTGCTTGCCGTTGCTGGCGTCGCCTCGCTATTTTTGTTCGATTGGGCCGAGTGGCGCCGGCTTTGGCGGCTCGATCTGTCCGATGTGCTGTTATACGGGGTGGGTGCAGCGGCGCTCGTGTTGGCGGCTGATTTTTTGGCGATGCGCTATTTGCCGGAAGACTGGCATGATGACGGCGGGGTGAATGAAAAAATTTTCCGCGGTCGCTCCATTTTGCATCTCTTTTTTTTATGCGGGCTGATTGCCGTCACCGAAGAATGGCTGTTTCGCGGCATCGTACAGACGCATTGGGGGCTTTGGGTCGCGAGTGTGATTTTCGCCGTGCTGCACGTCCGGTATTTGGAAAAGTGGTTTTTATTCCTCATGGTCATCCTGCTTAGTTTGTTTCTAGGCGTGCTGTACGAGCGGACTGGCAGCTTATGGGTGACGGTCACCGCCCATTTTTTGATCGATTTTGTGCTTGCTTTACATATCCGTCTAGGCGGAGAGACAGAGGAGGAAGGGAAGTGA
- a CDS encoding LysM peptidoglycan-binding domain-containing protein, translating into MEGASGRLARKKRLASGANAPSSRLKRRRQKEEQKRKYIPARLLAFLFLALPAAVLAIHHVRSESGTVTVVRHEENSNRETVRIIQVEDVKAASQTSKRERPADRKAVDETDGKIITHVVAANETLYSIAMKYYGTPSAMEFIKKENGLSTSRLEPGQTLRIPLHEER; encoded by the coding sequence ATGGAAGGAGCATCGGGACGCTTGGCGCGGAAAAAACGGTTGGCGTCGGGCGCCAATGCCCCGTCGTCACGCCTAAAAAGACGGCGGCAAAAAGAAGAACAAAAGCGAAAATACATCCCGGCCCGCCTGCTGGCGTTTTTGTTTTTGGCGCTGCCGGCGGCGGTGCTGGCCATCCACCACGTCCGTTCGGAGTCGGGAACGGTGACAGTCGTCCGCCATGAGGAAAACAGCAACCGCGAGACCGTGCGCATCATTCAGGTCGAGGACGTCAAGGCAGCTAGTCAAACATCGAAACGGGAGCGGCCGGCAGACCGAAAGGCGGTCGATGAAACGGACGGCAAGATCATCACCCACGTTGTCGCGGCGAACGAAACGCTATACAGCATCGCCATGAAATATTACGGCACGCCAAGCGCTATGGAGTTCATCAAAAAGGAAAACGGCTTGTCAACGAGCCGGCTTGAGCCGGGGCAAACGCTGCGCATCCCGCTTCATGAAGAACGTTGA
- a CDS encoding YpbF family protein, which yields MAYFPSEFSLDEVTKEMLLAVIEKKKKWERLEKRTTVLQAASFVGLAAFLLYVIANAAAVATWSGRFAWFFAAPVHILILLLLCTVYWAAVYYKGKSEKAEDDFHALRCEIIQKSIDLWKDEEQWNGRHRLFEWLKREYDINLYYEHS from the coding sequence ATGGCCTATTTTCCGAGCGAATTTTCCCTCGATGAAGTGACAAAAGAAATGTTGCTTGCGGTTATTGAAAAAAAGAAAAAATGGGAGCGGCTCGAAAAGCGGACGACCGTTTTGCAAGCCGCCTCATTTGTCGGCTTGGCGGCTTTCCTTCTTTATGTGATTGCCAACGCGGCGGCCGTTGCGACGTGGAGCGGACGGTTTGCCTGGTTTTTTGCCGCGCCCGTCCACATTCTTATCCTGCTTCTTTTGTGCACCGTTTATTGGGCCGCTGTCTATTACAAAGGAAAAAGCGAAAAGGCGGAAGATGATTTTCATGCCCTCCGTTGCGAAATTATTCAAAAAAGCATCGATTTATGGAAAGACGAAGAACAGTGGAACGGGCGTCACCGGCTGTTTGAGTGGCTGAAGCGGGAATACGACATTAACCTATATTATGAGCATAGCTGA
- a CDS encoding manganese catalase family protein produces MWIYEKKLQYPVRVSTCNPRLAKYLIEQYGGADGELAAALRYLNQRYTLPPKVIGLLNDIGTEELAHLEMIATMVYKLTKDATPEQLKEAGLEPHYVDHERALFYHNAAGNPFTATYIQAKGDPITDLYEDIAAEEKARATYQWIINMSDDPDLNDGLRFLREREIIHAQRFREAVEILKEERNHKKVF; encoded by the coding sequence ATGTGGATTTATGAAAAAAAATTGCAGTACCCGGTCCGCGTCAGCACGTGCAACCCGAGGCTGGCAAAATATTTGATCGAACAGTACGGCGGAGCGGACGGGGAGCTCGCTGCTGCGCTCCGTTACTTAAACCAACGTTATACGCTGCCACCGAAAGTGATCGGATTGCTAAATGACATCGGCACAGAAGAGCTCGCCCATCTCGAAATGATCGCCACCATGGTATATAAACTGACGAAAGACGCGACGCCGGAACAGCTGAAAGAAGCCGGGCTTGAGCCGCATTACGTCGACCATGAGCGCGCCCTCTTTTACCATAACGCCGCCGGCAACCCGTTTACAGCGACGTACATTCAGGCGAAAGGCGATCCGATCACCGACTTGTACGAAGACATCGCCGCTGAAGAGAAGGCGCGCGCCACGTATCAATGGATCATTAATATGAGCGACGATCCGGACTTAAACGACGGGCTCCGCTTTTTGCGCGAGCGGGAAATCATTCACGCGCAGCGGTTCCGCGAAGCGGTCGAGATTTTAAAAGAAGAGCGCAACCATAAAAAAGTCTTTTAA
- a CDS encoding spore coat protein CotJB, which produces MKQMPKEYYEQLEELQAVDFALVELTLYLDTHPTDYQAIQQFNQLAQKRKQLKKQFEAAYGPLEQFGHSYSNYPWNWDDTPWPWQV; this is translated from the coding sequence ATGAAACAAATGCCAAAGGAGTATTATGAGCAGCTCGAGGAGCTGCAGGCTGTCGACTTTGCCCTCGTTGAGCTCACGCTTTATTTAGACACCCATCCAACCGATTACCAGGCGATTCAACAATTTAACCAACTCGCCCAAAAGCGAAAGCAGCTGAAAAAGCAGTTTGAAGCCGCCTACGGCCCGCTGGAGCAGTTTGGCCATAGCTATTCCAACTACCCGTGGAATTGGGACGACACGCCGTGGCCTTGGCAAGTGTAG
- a CDS encoding spore coat associated protein CotJA: MFTTRKQYEPYISPFDPCPPIRVKTYVTAPNLYVGFQPPNLPQFPLREALMKGTLWQVFYDPYYSPYETKTKGDGS, translated from the coding sequence ATGTTTACGACGCGCAAACAATACGAGCCGTATATTAGCCCGTTTGACCCGTGCCCGCCGATCCGTGTCAAAACGTACGTCACCGCGCCGAACTTATACGTCGGATTCCAGCCGCCAAACTTGCCGCAATTTCCGCTTCGCGAAGCATTAATGAAAGGAACGCTTTGGCAAGTGTTTTACGACCCGTATTACAGCCCTTACGAAACGAAGACAAAAGGTGATGGCTCATGA
- a CDS encoding metallophosphoesterase, with protein sequence MLIGGVITSFLFLFGYMWKEAHSNRVRHVTLSFPHFPDHCPPLTIFFISDIHRRVVSFRMLEEVRRKAHLVVIGGDLVEKGVPEARVRENVRRLQAVAPVYFVWGNNDDEVDYDLQSLLEEERVHVLKNKAKVWEHGGVPVALIGVGDVSRKEADIDRALEHVPPQSFRILACHNPAIVARLREEHYISLVLSGHTHGGQIRLFSFGLYEKGGLKWRNNTALFTSNGYGTTGVPLRLGAPAETHLITIVPGKPTIEKKCLSKTGETM encoded by the coding sequence ATGCTCATCGGGGGAGTGATCACTAGTTTTCTGTTTTTGTTTGGCTATATGTGGAAAGAAGCGCACAGCAACCGGGTCCGTCATGTGACGCTGTCATTTCCTCATTTTCCCGACCATTGCCCGCCGCTTACAATTTTTTTTATTTCTGATATTCATCGGCGGGTCGTTTCGTTTCGCATGCTTGAGGAAGTGAGGAGAAAAGCTCACCTCGTCGTGATTGGCGGGGACTTAGTTGAAAAAGGGGTGCCGGAAGCGCGCGTCCGCGAAAATGTGCGCCGGTTGCAAGCGGTCGCTCCCGTTTATTTTGTCTGGGGAAACAATGATGACGAGGTCGACTACGATCTTCAATCATTGCTCGAGGAAGAGCGCGTCCATGTGCTCAAAAACAAAGCGAAAGTATGGGAGCACGGCGGTGTGCCGGTCGCGCTCATCGGCGTCGGTGATGTAAGCCGGAAGGAGGCGGATATCGATCGGGCGCTTGAACACGTTCCGCCTCAATCGTTCCGTATTTTAGCCTGCCATAATCCGGCGATCGTTGCCCGCCTGAGGGAGGAACACTACATTTCACTCGTGCTAAGCGGTCATACACATGGCGGGCAAATTCGGTTGTTTTCGTTTGGGTTGTATGAGAAAGGAGGGCTCAAATGGCGCAACAACACCGCGTTGTTTACGAGCAATGGCTACGGGACGACCGGAGTGCCGCTTCGCCTCGGAGCGCCGGCAGAGACTCATCTCATCACGATTGTGCCCGGAAAACCGACAATCGAGAAAAAATGCTTGTCTAAAACCGGGGAAACGATGTAA
- a CDS encoding genetic competence negative regulator, with the protein MRLERLTHNKIKIFLTFDDLLDRGLTKDDLWKDTFKVHQLFRDMIEEASEELGFEVNGSIAVEVYSLPAQGMVVIVTNEGEYDDIEEEFADDYIEMQVTLDESDDIFYEFQTFEDVIQLAHRLCAVGCLDGTLYSYQGRFYLHVAEEPPIPLDNFVALLAEFGNPATITIHRVQEYGKRLMERRAIEQLVHYFRAD; encoded by the coding sequence ATGCGTCTTGAGCGCTTGACCCACAACAAAATTAAAATCTTCCTGACATTCGATGATTTGCTCGATCGCGGATTGACAAAAGACGATTTATGGAAAGACACGTTTAAAGTCCATCAGCTGTTCCGCGATATGATTGAGGAAGCAAGCGAAGAGCTCGGCTTCGAAGTGAACGGATCGATCGCGGTCGAAGTGTACTCTTTACCGGCACAGGGCATGGTCGTTATCGTCACGAACGAAGGCGAATACGACGACATCGAAGAAGAATTTGCCGATGATTACATTGAAATGCAAGTAACGCTCGATGAGAGTGATGACATATTTTACGAATTCCAAACGTTCGAAGATGTCATTCAGCTCGCCCATCGTTTGTGTGCGGTCGGCTGCCTTGATGGCACGCTCTATTCGTACCAAGGCCGCTTTTACTTGCATGTTGCCGAAGAACCACCGATTCCGCTCGACAATTTCGTCGCCTTGCTGGCCGAGTTCGGCAACCCGGCTACGATAACGATACACCGTGTGCAAGAATATGGAAAACGATTAATGGAACGCCGCGCCATTGAGCAACTCGTTCATTATTTCCGGGCCGACTAA
- a CDS encoding Glu/Leu/Phe/Val dehydrogenase: MAADKHTEDKEQQYDVLASTQIVIHRALEKLGYPEEVYELLKEPIRVLTVRIPVRMDDGSVKIFTGYRAQHNDAVGPTKGGVRFHPDVTEREVKALSIWMSLKCGIVDLPYGGGKGGIVCDPRTMSFRELERLSRGYVRAISQIVGPTKDIPAPDVFTNSQIMAWMMDEYSRIREFDSPGFITGKPLVLGGSHGRETATAKGVTICIREAAKKRGLSLEGARVVVQGFGNAGSYLAKFMHDAGAKVVGISDVYGALYDPNGLDIDYLLERRDSFGTVTKLFKNTISNKELLELDCDILVPAAIENQITAENAPRIKAGIVVEAANGPTTLEATEILTQRGILLVPDVLASAGGVTVSYFEWVQNNQGYYWTEEEVEQRLEKVMVKAFNNVYDMAQTRRVDMRLAAYMVGVRKMAEACRFRGWV; encoded by the coding sequence ATGGCAGCCGATAAGCATACGGAAGACAAGGAACAACAATACGACGTGCTGGCGTCGACGCAAATTGTTATACATAGAGCATTGGAAAAGCTCGGCTACCCGGAAGAAGTGTACGAGCTCTTGAAAGAGCCGATCCGCGTGTTGACCGTCCGCATTCCGGTGCGCATGGACGACGGATCGGTGAAAATTTTTACCGGCTATCGGGCGCAGCATAACGATGCGGTCGGCCCGACGAAAGGCGGCGTGCGCTTTCATCCGGATGTCACCGAGCGTGAGGTGAAAGCGCTGTCGATCTGGATGAGCTTAAAATGCGGCATCGTCGATTTGCCGTATGGCGGCGGCAAAGGCGGCATCGTCTGCGATCCGCGCACGATGTCGTTCCGCGAGCTTGAGCGGCTAAGCCGCGGCTATGTGCGCGCCATCAGCCAAATCGTCGGACCGACAAAAGACATCCCGGCGCCTGACGTGTTTACGAACTCGCAAATTATGGCGTGGATGATGGATGAGTACAGCCGCATCCGCGAATTCGATTCGCCGGGCTTTATTACCGGAAAACCGCTTGTGCTCGGCGGTTCGCACGGCCGGGAAACAGCGACGGCCAAAGGGGTGACGATTTGCATCCGCGAGGCGGCGAAAAAACGCGGCTTGTCGCTTGAAGGGGCGCGCGTCGTCGTTCAAGGGTTCGGCAACGCCGGCAGCTATTTGGCGAAGTTTATGCATGACGCCGGGGCGAAAGTCGTCGGCATTTCCGACGTATACGGCGCGCTGTACGACCCGAACGGGCTCGATATCGATTATTTGCTCGAGCGGCGCGACAGCTTTGGCACGGTGACGAAGCTGTTTAAAAATACGATTTCAAATAAAGAGCTGCTTGAGCTCGATTGCGACATTTTAGTGCCGGCGGCCATCGAAAACCAGATTACGGCCGAAAACGCCCCGCGCATTAAGGCGGGCATCGTTGTCGAGGCGGCGAACGGCCCGACGACGCTTGAGGCGACAGAAATTTTAACACAACGCGGCATTTTGCTTGTCCCGGATGTGCTCGCAAGCGCCGGCGGCGTGACGGTGTCGTATTTTGAATGGGTGCAAAACAACCAAGGCTATTATTGGACGGAAGAAGAAGTGGAACAGCGGCTTGAGAAAGTGATGGTCAAGGCGTTTAACAATGTCTATGACATGGCGCAAACGCGCCGCGTTGATATGCGCCTTGCTGCCTACATGGTCGGCGTCCGTAAAATGGCGGAAGCGTGCCGTTTCCGCGGCTGGGTGTGA